From one Elusimicrobiota bacterium genomic stretch:
- the hypE gene encoding hydrogenase expression/formation protein HypE, translated as MHNNEKILLTHGSGGRLTHELIQTLFKKKFSNKVLNSLDDAAELEIYQKKGERIAFTIDSFVVNPIFFPGGDIGKLAVCGTVNDLAMKGAIPKAIAISAIIEEGFSIEDLRKIVDSISITAKKAGVIVAAGDTKVVEKGKADKLFLTSAGIGIIEKNIYISGKNAVQGDDVIISGTIGDHGVAVIVARNDFKIKTSIKSDCAPLNNLVSQMLNVSKNIHSMRDPTRGGLATTLNEIAQTSNVGIIIEERDIPIKNEVKSVCNILGFDPLYVANEGKLIAIVKSTDSLELLKTMKNNEYGKDAKKIGKIVKTPKGVWLRTSVKGLRPLVMLEGEQLPRIC; from the coding sequence ATGCATAACAATGAAAAAATTCTTTTAACTCACGGATCAGGCGGACGTCTTACACACGAACTAATTCAGACATTATTCAAAAAAAAGTTTTCAAATAAAGTATTAAATTCATTAGATGATGCCGCGGAGCTTGAAATTTATCAAAAAAAAGGCGAGCGTATTGCTTTCACTATAGATTCTTTTGTAGTAAATCCTATCTTCTTTCCGGGGGGAGACATCGGAAAACTTGCTGTTTGCGGGACAGTGAATGATCTGGCAATGAAAGGCGCTATCCCGAAAGCAATAGCGATATCTGCGATAATAGAAGAGGGTTTCAGCATTGAAGACTTAAGAAAAATAGTTGATTCCATATCCATAACAGCAAAAAAAGCCGGAGTTATAGTCGCTGCAGGCGATACTAAAGTAGTTGAAAAGGGAAAAGCCGATAAACTTTTTTTAACATCTGCCGGCATAGGCATAATTGAAAAAAACATTTATATTTCAGGTAAAAACGCTGTTCAAGGAGATGACGTTATTATTTCGGGAACTATAGGCGATCACGGCGTTGCGGTTATTGTTGCAAGAAACGATTTTAAAATAAAAACTTCTATAAAAAGTGATTGCGCTCCATTAAATAATTTAGTCAGTCAAATGTTGAATGTTTCCAAAAATATTCATTCAATGCGGGACCCTACTAGAGGCGGACTCGCAACAACTTTGAATGAAATAGCTCAAACTTCAAATGTAGGGATAATTATTGAAGAAAGAGATATTCCGATAAAAAATGAAGTAAAAAGTGTTTGCAACATTTTGGGATTTGATCCGTTATATGTTGCAAATGAAGGAAAACTTATAGCAATAGTTAAATCTACTGATTCTTTAGAGCTTTTAAAAACTATGAAAAATAACGAATACGGAAAAGATGCGAAAAAAATAGGCAAAATTGTTAAAACACCTAAAGGAGTTTGGCTTAGGACTTCGGTAAAAGGATTAAGGCCTCTCGTTATGCTTGAAGGCGAACAGCTCCCGAGAATTTGTTAA